One Algibacter sp. L3A6 genomic region harbors:
- a CDS encoding DUF294 nucleotidyltransferase-like domain-containing protein, which yields MKNSIAERVCDFLKIYPPFDLIKFKKLLEIAEETVIVYLEKGDTLFKADQPANEYFYIVRAGAISLFHTENNTQELVTINDTGDIFGVRPLIARENYKLTATANEETIIYALPIKNFQSATENNAKVYQYLITAFATNAYDSYTTEENNAIFKDYLPNTSQDIVNFQTANYTKTPITCPTTSTLQEAAILMSLHKIGCIIVVDHKKPVGIITNSDIKNKIATGKFPITTAVTNIMSSPVITAKRDLTVADGQLKMIKNSIGHLCITKDGTVSSRLIGVLTHHDVLVTLGNTPSVILKEIKRANRTKKLRIARLKANTLLKSYLEQNIPLTHIINVISEINDAVTIRAVEIALKKMPTEPPVAFSWLALGSQGRREQLLFTDQDNALVFEDVPEDKYEETQAYFLQLAKYVTKSLNKIGFEYCEADMMAINPEWCKSISKWKTQFQNWILSPDDKAILLSSIFFDYSRVYGNEKLVDTLSESIFEALGGSSLFYKFLGSEAIKSPTPLGIFKQFLVEQNGEQKDLFNIKSRGLMPLIDAARLLVLSNQIKNVNNTYERYEKMAEIDPNNKELYESCAYAFKALSKFKTKQGLLHNNSGKFIKLETLTKEEKLKLKRCFKPIHDIQETLKLRFDLKNFI from the coding sequence ATGAAAAACTCGATTGCTGAACGTGTTTGCGATTTCTTAAAAATTTATCCGCCCTTCGATTTAATAAAGTTTAAAAAACTTTTAGAAATCGCCGAAGAAACGGTAATTGTTTACCTCGAAAAAGGTGACACTTTATTTAAGGCAGACCAACCAGCAAACGAGTATTTCTATATTGTAAGAGCTGGAGCCATTAGCTTGTTTCATACAGAAAACAACACACAAGAACTTGTTACTATTAACGATACAGGAGATATTTTTGGCGTGCGCCCTCTTATTGCGCGCGAAAATTATAAATTAACGGCTACGGCAAACGAGGAGACTATTATTTACGCCTTGCCTATTAAAAACTTTCAATCGGCTACAGAGAATAATGCCAAGGTTTATCAATATCTTATTACCGCTTTTGCAACCAACGCCTACGACTCTTACACTACTGAGGAAAACAATGCTATTTTTAAAGATTACCTGCCAAACACCTCGCAAGACATTGTAAATTTCCAAACGGCAAACTATACAAAAACACCAATTACCTGTCCAACAACATCTACTTTACAAGAAGCTGCAATTTTAATGTCTCTACATAAAATTGGCTGTATTATTGTGGTAGACCATAAAAAACCTGTAGGTATAATTACCAATAGTGATATAAAAAATAAAATTGCAACAGGCAAATTTCCGATTACCACAGCAGTTACAAATATTATGAGTTCACCTGTAATTACGGCTAAAAGAGATTTAACAGTTGCCGATGGCCAACTAAAAATGATAAAGAACAGTATTGGTCATTTATGCATTACCAAAGATGGCACGGTAAGTTCTCGCCTAATTGGCGTACTTACGCATCATGATGTTTTGGTTACTTTAGGAAACACACCTTCGGTAATTTTAAAAGAAATAAAACGTGCCAACCGAACAAAAAAACTACGCATAGCACGCTTAAAAGCAAACACATTACTTAAAAGTTATTTAGAACAAAATATTCCGTTAACACATATTATTAATGTTATTTCGGAAATTAACGACGCCGTAACCATTCGTGCCGTTGAAATTGCTTTAAAGAAAATGCCAACAGAGCCACCAGTTGCTTTTTCTTGGCTAGCCTTAGGTAGCCAAGGCAGAAGAGAACAACTACTGTTTACAGATCAGGATAATGCTTTAGTTTTTGAAGATGTACCGGAAGATAAGTACGAAGAAACTCAGGCTTACTTTTTACAACTGGCTAAATACGTAACCAAATCGCTTAATAAAATTGGTTTTGAATATTGTGAAGCTGATATGATGGCGATTAACCCGGAATGGTGTAAATCGATTTCTAAATGGAAAACACAATTTCAGAATTGGATTTTAAGTCCTGATGATAAAGCCATTTTGCTATCCTCTATTTTCTTTGATTACTCTCGTGTTTATGGTAATGAAAAATTAGTTGACACCTTATCGGAAAGTATTTTTGAAGCCTTAGGCGGATCGAGCCTTTTCTATAAATTCCTAGGTAGCGAGGCTATTAAAAGCCCTACGCCTCTTGGTATTTTTAAACAATTTTTGGTTGAACAAAATGGTGAACAAAAAGATTTGTTTAATATTAAAAGTCGTGGTTTAATGCCTTTAATTGATGCTGCGCGTTTACTAGTACTAAGCAATCAAATTAAAAACGTAAACAATACTTACGAGCGCTACGAAAAAATGGCAGAAATAGACCCGAATAATAAAGAACTTTACGAGTCTTGTGCTTATGCTTTTAAGGCTTTGTCTAAATTTAAAACCAAACAAGGTTTACTGCACAATAACTCTGGGAAATTTATAAAACTAGAAACTTTAACTAAGGAAGAAAAACTAAAATTAAAGCGCTGTTTTAAACCCATACACGATATACAAGAGACTTTAAAATTACGTTTCGATTTAAAAAACTTTATCTAA
- a CDS encoding PolC-type DNA polymerase III has product MEFNWFNKKQDNYPEFYLAYLERFKKKAKGPIEDTRFVAFDTETTGFDKKEDRVLSIGAVSIVHKTIPVSNSFELYIHQDIFKSETVKIHGLMKNGDYEKVTELEAIEAFLEYIQNSVLVAHHAGFDKNMMNEMMLRNGLGKLKNKFIDTGVLFKKSKHKIYQDTLQKHYSLDDLCKELNVPKVDRHTASGDALITAMIFLKILSRLDKRKHLKWGYLLHG; this is encoded by the coding sequence ATGGAATTTAATTGGTTTAATAAGAAACAAGACAATTATCCCGAATTTTATTTGGCCTATTTAGAGCGTTTTAAAAAGAAAGCTAAAGGCCCCATTGAGGATACGCGTTTTGTGGCTTTTGATACAGAAACTACAGGTTTTGATAAAAAGGAAGATCGTGTACTATCTATTGGTGCGGTATCTATTGTTCATAAAACTATACCTGTAAGTAATAGTTTTGAGCTTTATATACATCAGGATATTTTTAAATCTGAAACCGTAAAAATTCATGGTCTTATGAAAAACGGAGATTATGAAAAAGTAACCGAACTAGAGGCTATTGAGGCTTTTTTAGAATACATTCAAAACAGCGTACTTGTGGCTCACCATGCTGGCTTCGATAAAAACATGATGAATGAAATGATGTTACGCAACGGTTTAGGAAAACTAAAAAACAAGTTTATCGATACCGGCGTGCTCTTCAAAAAATCTAAGCATAAAATATATCAAGATACCTTGCAGAAGCATTACTCGCTAGACGATTTATGTAAAGAACTTAACGTCCCTAAAGTGGATAGACATACTGCTAGTGGTGATGCCTTAATAACGGCTATGATATTTTTGAAAATACTTTCCCGATTAGATAAACGCAAGCATTTAAAATGGGGCTATTTACTACACGGCTAA
- a CDS encoding porin family protein has protein sequence MKKVLLVAAMAVFGLTQVTAQDVQFGAKLGLNFASITGDNTDGFDTVTSFNYGLVAEVPLSEKFSFQPEVLYSGQGFSLGSDESDTVQLDYLTVPLMGKYYLTKSLSLEAGPQLGFLISAKQDDVNLKDSYKGLDLGVNFGLGYKLDNGLNFSARYNVGLSDVNDVDSFNDKYKNGVMQVSIGYFFF, from the coding sequence ATGAAAAAAGTATTACTAGTTGCTGCGATGGCAGTTTTTGGGTTAACACAAGTTACCGCTCAAGATGTTCAATTTGGTGCTAAATTAGGGTTGAACTTTGCTTCAATCACTGGAGATAATACCGATGGGTTTGACACGGTAACATCTTTTAATTACGGACTTGTGGCTGAGGTGCCACTTTCGGAAAAATTCTCTTTTCAACCTGAGGTTTTGTATTCTGGTCAAGGTTTTTCTTTAGGCTCTGATGAATCTGATACGGTTCAGTTAGATTATCTCACCGTGCCGTTAATGGGGAAGTATTACTTAACTAAAAGCTTAAGCTTAGAAGCTGGGCCACAATTAGGCTTTTTAATTTCTGCTAAGCAAGACGATGTTAATCTAAAAGATAGTTACAAAGGTTTAGATTTAGGTGTCAACTTTGGGTTGGGCTATAAATTAGACAACGGACTTAATTTTTCAGCACGCTATAATGTAGGCTTATCAGATGTTAATGATGTCGATAGCTTTAATGACAAATATAAAAACGGAGTTATGCAAGTGTCTATTGGTTATTTCTTTTTCTAA
- a CDS encoding DinB family protein, translated as MKVTDLRTTEYNEFYAGYIGKVPKSWTLKKGFDLGKTEVVEFFKAIPNDKLEYRYAENKWTVKEVFQHIIDTERVMGYRCFRMARHDATAMAGFEQDDYIKPSKANQKSMDILVNEYLSVRQSTNALIQSLSNEDLEFVGNANGAAMSARAVAFMVLGHEIWHIDIIKALYL; from the coding sequence ATGAAAGTAACCGATTTAAGAACAACCGAGTATAACGAGTTTTACGCAGGCTATATAGGTAAAGTGCCAAAAAGCTGGACACTAAAAAAAGGTTTTGATTTAGGGAAAACAGAGGTAGTTGAATTTTTTAAAGCTATCCCAAACGATAAATTGGAATACCGTTATGCCGAAAATAAATGGACCGTAAAAGAAGTCTTTCAGCATATTATAGATACCGAGCGTGTTATGGGGTATCGTTGTTTTAGAATGGCGCGTCACGATGCTACAGCTATGGCAGGTTTTGAGCAGGATGATTATATTAAACCTTCTAAAGCAAACCAAAAATCTATGGATATTTTGGTAAACGAATATTTAAGCGTTCGCCAAAGTACAAATGCCTTAATACAGAGTTTAAGCAACGAAGATCTAGAATTTGTAGGGAATGCTAACGGAGCAGCGATGTCTGCAAGAGCAGTCGCCTTTATGGTGCTAGGGCACGAAATCTGGCATATAGATATCATAAAAGCGTTGTATTTATAA
- a CDS encoding ABC transporter ATP-binding protein, translated as MQHLKESTSPKDKTKQKVTMAQAFKTIIWPRRKLVLLGLLLIVIRSLAGLVLPWQSKVLLDDVVPNKDISMLYNLIGIVIAAITVQAVTSFLLTQILSVQAQYLISELRAQVQKKVLSLPISFFDNTKSGALVSRIMSDVEGVRNLIGTGLVQLVGGSFTAIVSLVILIDLNPWMTLFVFVPLSIFGYIALRAFKYIRPIFRKRGKINAEVKGRLTETLAGVRVIKAFNAEEQENIVFEEGVDKLFQNVKKSLTATALMTSSSTFLIGVATTGIMGIGGYYMILGEMTTGEFLFFTLVLGFMIAPIVQMSNIGSQLTEALAGLDRTEELMNMTAEEDNEARTIELNTLKGDIEFKDVTFSYEEGKDVLHNINFKAPAGSVTALVGSSGSGKSTIAGLSATFLTPQKGKVTIDNQDLSKVRLSSYRQHLGVVLQDEFLFEGSIRQNIMFPRPNATEAELQNAVKAAYVNEFTDRFDDGLETLIGERGVKLSGGQRQRLAIARAILANPKVIILDEATSSLDTESEALIQKSLSELIKDRTTIVIAHRLSTIRKADQILVIEAGHVVERGTHDELIALGARYYDLYTYQAKI; from the coding sequence ATGCAACACCTTAAAGAATCCACATCACCCAAAGATAAAACAAAACAAAAAGTCACGATGGCCCAAGCCTTTAAAACCATTATTTGGCCACGCCGGAAATTGGTTCTATTAGGTTTGTTATTAATAGTAATTCGCAGCTTGGCGGGTTTAGTATTGCCATGGCAAAGTAAAGTATTGCTAGACGATGTTGTACCAAACAAAGATATCTCGATGTTGTACAATTTAATAGGTATCGTTATAGCGGCTATTACAGTACAAGCGGTAACCTCATTTTTACTAACACAAATTTTAAGCGTACAGGCCCAATACTTAATAAGCGAATTAAGAGCGCAGGTACAAAAAAAAGTACTTTCTCTACCTATTAGCTTCTTCGACAATACCAAATCTGGTGCTTTAGTATCTCGAATTATGAGCGATGTGGAAGGTGTGCGTAATTTAATCGGTACGGGTTTAGTACAGCTTGTTGGTGGATCGTTTACAGCTATTGTTTCTCTAGTGATATTAATAGATTTAAACCCATGGATGACGCTTTTTGTGTTTGTTCCTTTATCCATTTTTGGATATATCGCGCTTAGAGCCTTTAAATATATTCGTCCTATTTTTAGAAAACGCGGAAAAATTAACGCTGAGGTAAAAGGTAGACTTACCGAAACGCTTGCTGGTGTGCGCGTAATAAAAGCCTTTAATGCCGAAGAGCAAGAAAATATTGTTTTTGAAGAAGGTGTTGATAAATTATTTCAGAATGTAAAAAAGAGTTTAACCGCAACCGCTTTAATGACCAGTTCTTCTACCTTTTTAATAGGTGTAGCCACTACAGGTATTATGGGGATTGGTGGTTATTATATGATTTTAGGAGAAATGACCACCGGTGAATTTCTCTTCTTCACCTTAGTCCTTGGTTTTATGATTGCCCCAATTGTGCAAATGAGTAACATTGGTAGCCAACTTACCGAAGCTTTAGCTGGTTTAGATCGTACCGAAGAGCTTATGAATATGACGGCTGAAGAAGATAACGAAGCCCGAACCATAGAGCTTAACACATTAAAAGGTGATATTGAATTTAAAGATGTAACGTTCTCTTACGAGGAAGGTAAAGATGTCTTGCATAATATTAACTTTAAAGCGCCGGCGGGTTCTGTAACAGCTTTAGTTGGGAGTTCAGGGTCTGGTAAGTCGACTATAGCAGGACTTTCAGCAACGTTTTTAACGCCTCAAAAAGGTAAAGTTACTATTGATAATCAAGATTTATCTAAAGTAAGGTTAAGTAGTTATCGCCAGCATTTAGGTGTGGTTCTGCAAGATGAATTTTTGTTCGAAGGCAGCATAAGGCAAAACATTATGTTTCCGAGACCAAACGCTACAGAAGCCGAATTACAAAATGCTGTAAAAGCGGCTTATGTTAATGAGTTTACGGATAGATTTGACGACGGATTAGAAACGTTAATAGGGGAGCGTGGTGTAAAACTTTCTGGCGGACAACGTCAACGTTTGGCTATTGCGCGTGCTATTCTTGCAAATCCGAAGGTTATTATTTTAGATGAAGCCACATCGAGTTTAGATACCGAAAGTGAAGCTTTAATTCAAAAGAGTTTATCAGAATTAATAAAAGATAGAACCACTATAGTTATTGCACACCGTTTAAGTACAATTCGTAAAGCCGATCAAATTTTGGTTATCGAAGCCGGCCATGTTGTAGAACGTGGCACGCACGATGAACTGATTGCTTTAGGTGCACGTTATTATGATTTATACACATATCAAGCAAAAATTTAA
- a CDS encoding fumarylacetoacetate hydrolase family protein: MKVIGIGKNYVNDKSEISAIKTGKQVIFTKPDSSVVTGNADVVFPAITNQLAYEIELVIKIGKTGKDISLEDANGYISEIAVGIDYTAKDVLAASRENKGPWALAKGFDGASPISGFKPVANFPDLNNINFDLVINGEQKQVGNTDFMIYNFAEIIAYVSSFMTLKEGDIIFTGTPAAGVGLNVKGDHLQASIEGELLLDFKLI, translated from the coding sequence ATGAAAGTTATTGGAATTGGAAAAAATTATGTGAACGATAAGTCTGAAATTAGCGCCATTAAAACGGGTAAACAGGTTATTTTCACAAAGCCAGATAGTAGCGTTGTAACGGGTAATGCGGATGTTGTTTTCCCGGCAATTACAAACCAATTGGCTTACGAGATAGAGTTGGTAATAAAAATTGGAAAAACGGGTAAAGATATTAGCTTGGAAGATGCTAACGGTTACATTTCGGAAATTGCTGTTGGTATTGATTACACAGCGAAAGATGTACTTGCTGCAAGCCGCGAAAATAAAGGCCCTTGGGCTTTAGCTAAAGGTTTTGATGGTGCCTCACCTATTTCTGGTTTTAAGCCTGTTGCTAACTTCCCAGATTTAAACAATATTAATTTCGATTTGGTTATTAATGGTGAACAAAAACAGGTTGGAAACACCGATTTTATGATTTATAATTTTGCTGAAATTATAGCGTATGTATCGAGTTTTATGACCTTAAAAGAAGGTGATATTATTTTTACTGGCACACCTGCAGCTGGTGTTGGACTTAATGTAAAAGGCGACCATTTACAAGCATCGATTGAAGGTGAATTACTTTTAGATTTTAAATTAATATAA
- the gyrB gene encoding DNA topoisomerase (ATP-hydrolyzing) subunit B, with the protein MSEQKEEFNKHNYSADSIQALEGMEHVRMRPSMYIGDVGVRGLHHLVYEVVDNSIDEALAGHCNNITVIINEDNSITTEDDGRGIPVDLHKKEGVSALEVVMTKIGAGGKFDKDSYKVSGGLHGVGVSCVNALSAHLRATVYRNGEVWEQEYERGKALYPVKKIGETDKRGTIVTFRPDETIFKQTLEYSYDTLASRLRELAYLNKGITIHLVDRRTVKEDGEFEGETFHSEEGLKEFIKYLDATREPLMKDVIAFEGEKNGVPVEVAMIYNTSYAENLHSYVNNINTHEGGTHLSGFRRGLTHTLKKYADESGLLKNLKFDIAGDDFREGLTAIISVKVQEPQFEGQTKTKLGNREVSASVSQAVSEMLTDYLEEHPDDAKIIVQKVILAAQARHAAQKARDMVQRKTVMSIGGLPGKLSDCSEQDPAKCEVFLVEGDSAGGTAKQGRDRAFQAILPLRGKILNVEKAMVHKVFENEEIKNIFTALGVTIGTEEDSKALNLSKLRYHKVVIMCDADIDGSHIATLILTFFFRYMKELIENGHIYIATPPLYLVKRGAKKQYAWSDAERDTIVSEFGDGSKIQRYKGLGEMNAEQLWDTTMNPEFRTMRLVQIENGTEADRVFSMLMGDEVPPRREFIEKNAIYANIDA; encoded by the coding sequence ATGAGCGAACAGAAAGAAGAATTTAACAAGCACAATTATTCTGCCGATAGCATTCAAGCTTTAGAAGGTATGGAGCACGTGCGTATGCGTCCGTCGATGTATATTGGCGACGTTGGTGTACGTGGTTTACACCATTTAGTTTACGAGGTTGTCGATAACTCGATTGATGAGGCTTTAGCCGGACATTGTAATAATATTACAGTAATTATCAATGAAGATAACTCGATTACGACTGAAGATGATGGTCGTGGTATTCCTGTAGATTTACACAAAAAAGAAGGCGTTTCGGCTCTAGAGGTTGTAATGACTAAAATTGGTGCTGGTGGTAAATTCGATAAAGATTCTTATAAAGTTTCTGGTGGATTGCACGGTGTTGGTGTAAGTTGTGTAAATGCTTTATCTGCACATTTAAGAGCTACCGTTTATAGAAATGGAGAAGTTTGGGAACAAGAGTACGAGCGCGGTAAAGCCCTATATCCTGTAAAGAAAATAGGAGAAACGGACAAACGTGGTACTATAGTTACTTTTAGACCAGATGAAACTATTTTTAAACAAACTTTAGAGTATAGTTATGATACTTTAGCAAGTCGTTTACGTGAGTTAGCTTACCTTAATAAAGGTATTACAATTCATTTAGTTGATAGAAGAACAGTAAAAGAAGATGGTGAGTTTGAAGGTGAAACTTTTCATTCTGAAGAAGGTTTAAAAGAGTTTATCAAGTATTTAGATGCCACTCGTGAGCCTTTAATGAAAGATGTTATCGCTTTTGAAGGTGAGAAAAATGGTGTACCTGTTGAGGTTGCTATGATTTATAATACATCGTACGCAGAGAATTTACATTCTTACGTAAATAATATTAATACACATGAAGGTGGAACACACCTTTCTGGTTTCCGTCGTGGTTTAACTCATACCCTTAAAAAGTATGCAGATGAATCAGGATTGTTAAAAAACTTAAAGTTTGATATTGCTGGTGATGATTTCCGTGAAGGGCTTACCGCTATTATTTCTGTAAAAGTACAGGAGCCTCAGTTTGAAGGGCAAACCAAAACAAAATTAGGTAACCGTGAAGTTTCTGCATCTGTAAGTCAAGCAGTATCAGAAATGCTTACCGATTACTTAGAAGAACATCCAGATGATGCTAAAATCATTGTTCAAAAAGTAATTTTAGCTGCACAAGCACGTCACGCCGCTCAAAAGGCTCGTGATATGGTACAACGTAAAACGGTAATGAGTATTGGTGGTTTACCTGGTAAACTATCCGATTGTTCTGAGCAAGATCCTGCAAAATGCGAAGTATTCCTTGTAGAGGGAGATTCGGCAGGTGGTACGGCTAAGCAAGGTCGTGATAGAGCGTTTCAAGCTATTCTTCCACTTCGTGGTAAAATATTAAACGTTGAAAAAGCCATGGTTCACAAGGTTTTTGAAAACGAAGAGATAAAAAATATCTTTACAGCACTTGGTGTAACTATTGGTACTGAAGAAGATAGTAAAGCTTTAAATCTTTCAAAATTACGTTACCATAAAGTAGTGATTATGTGTGATGCCGATATCGATGGTAGTCACATTGCTACTTTAATTTTAACGTTCTTCTTTAGATACATGAAGGAACTTATTGAAAACGGACATATCTACATTGCAACGCCGCCATTATACTTAGTAAAACGTGGTGCTAAAAAACAATATGCATGGTCTGATGCTGAGCGTGATACTATTGTTTCAGAATTTGGAGATGGATCTAAGATACAACGATATAAAGGTCTTGGAGAGATGAACGCAGAACAACTTTGGGATACCACTATGAATCCTGAATTTAGAACGATGCGTTTAGTTCAAATTGAAAACGGAACAGAAGCCGATAGAGTTTTCTCTATGTTAATGGGTGATGAAGTACCACCTCGTAGAGAGTTTATTGAGAAGAATGCTATTTACGCAAATATTGACGCGTAA